One Desulfobacterales bacterium genomic region harbors:
- a CDS encoding sulfite exporter TauE/SafE family protein — translation METTMWHMYLPIAGNSVNILTIFGLGGFVGLLSGIFGVGGGFLMTPLLIMFGIPATVAAATDSNQIVGASTSGTLAHWRLGNVDFKMGFLLLIGGVIGGTLGVQVIKVLRALGNADFLITVTYVLMLGGVGSYMFFESLQGLKKEKAVTREVKPKKESAYARLLNKLPLQTHFEKSGISISLLLPLIFGTLVGILAAIMGVGGGFIMVPVMVYLLRMPMHVVVGTSLFQILFTCVNVTIMQSVSNHTVDFVLALLLLLGSTIGAQVGTKISKKLKGDQLKILLACLVLLVCAKMLADLLLPPDIMLVMKGGH, via the coding sequence GTGGAAACTACCATGTGGCATATGTATCTCCCCATCGCGGGAAACAGTGTAAACATCCTGACCATTTTCGGCCTCGGCGGCTTTGTCGGGCTGTTGTCCGGCATCTTCGGGGTCGGCGGCGGCTTCCTGATGACGCCGCTGCTCATCATGTTCGGTATCCCGGCCACCGTGGCCGCGGCAACCGACTCAAACCAGATCGTCGGCGCTTCCACGTCCGGCACCCTGGCCCACTGGCGGCTGGGCAATGTTGATTTCAAGATGGGATTTCTGCTCCTGATCGGCGGCGTTATCGGCGGCACGCTCGGGGTCCAGGTCATCAAGGTGTTGCGAGCCCTGGGCAATGCCGACTTCCTGATTACCGTTACCTACGTCCTGATGCTGGGCGGGGTAGGCTCCTACATGTTTTTTGAAAGCCTGCAGGGTCTGAAAAAGGAAAAGGCGGTCACCAGGGAGGTCAAGCCGAAAAAGGAATCAGCCTATGCCCGGCTCCTCAACAAACTGCCCCTGCAGACCCATTTTGAAAAATCCGGGATCAGCATCTCGCTGTTGCTGCCGCTTATCTTCGGCACCCTGGTGGGGATTCTCGCCGCGATCATGGGGGTCGGCGGCGGTTTTATCATGGTGCCGGTCATGGTTTACCTGCTGCGCATGCCCATGCATGTAGTGGTGGGAACCAGCCTTTTCCAGATCCTCTTTACCTGCGTCAACGTCACCATCATGCAGTCGGTGAGTAATCATACGGTGGATTTCGTGCTGGCCCTGTTGCTGCTGCTGGGCTCTACCATCGGCGCCCAGGTCGGCACCAAGATCAGCAAGAAACTCAAGGGCGATCAGCTGAAGATCCTGCTGGCCTGCCTGGTGCTGCTGGTATGCGCCAAAATGCTGGCCGACCTGCTGCTTCCGCCTGATATCATGCTCGTCATGAAAGGAGGTCATTAA
- a CDS encoding UPF0280 family protein — translation MPGFCYITKTMVAASAKRKKKKSPLAFRERTYRALVETNGLVSSRVMVAETDLHILAPGEVTGPAREGVYRYRAQLENYIVRNPGFLKSLRPLPADPLAPPIVKQMLAAGLTAGVGPMAAVAGAMAQFVGQDLLAAGSSEIMVENGGDIFVLRNKDCTAAIFAGDSPLNQRVGVKIPAGRMPLGICTSSASVGHSLSLGRADSVTVLSRSTPLADAAATRLGNEVIDKDSINRALEVARTIPGILGVVIIMGSQLGAWGGMDLVRLD, via the coding sequence TTGCCCGGGTTCTGTTATATTACAAAAACCATGGTAGCCGCTTCCGCAAAACGAAAAAAGAAAAAATCTCCCCTTGCCTTTCGGGAGCGGACCTATCGCGCCCTGGTGGAAACCAACGGGCTGGTCTCCTCCCGGGTCATGGTGGCTGAGACCGATCTCCATATCCTGGCCCCTGGCGAGGTGACCGGTCCGGCCCGGGAGGGTGTTTACCGTTACCGCGCCCAGTTGGAGAATTATATTGTCCGTAATCCCGGATTTTTAAAATCCCTGCGACCCCTGCCCGCTGATCCCCTGGCCCCGCCCATTGTCAAACAGATGCTGGCCGCCGGCCTGACCGCCGGTGTCGGTCCCATGGCCGCGGTGGCCGGGGCAATGGCCCAGTTCGTCGGCCAGGACCTGCTGGCCGCCGGAAGCAGTGAGATAATGGTGGAGAACGGCGGCGATATCTTCGTTCTGCGCAACAAGGACTGCACGGCTGCTATCTTTGCCGGGGATTCGCCCTTGAACCAGCGGGTGGGGGTGAAGATCCCGGCCGGGAGGATGCCCCTGGGGATCTGTACCTCGTCGGCATCGGTGGGCCATTCCCTTTCCCTGGGCCGGGCCGATTCGGTGACCGTGCTGTCCCGCTCCACCCCGCTGGCCGATGCGGCAGCCACCCGGCTGGGCAACGAGGTGATCGACAAGGACTCGATCAACCGGGCCCTGGAGGTTGCCAGGACCATTCCCGGGATTCTCGGGGTGGTGATTATCATGGGCAGTCAACTGGGGGCCTGGGGAGGGATGGACCTGGTCCGGCTCGATTGA
- a CDS encoding universal stress protein produces MMISLVYVDENLASSIALRYAGALANLTGMAIQPIHVEEPDHKSHSSGSGWVRRSWEQGLVAAGRQEVERLLRTEKVDCRLAGVPRVLVGDRQAEILDELQRFSYDLYIEGYLNTASVNDFYALLGSQLYRKMDRPALVVKNLVPLDKVLLLTNESVDCTRLVPCFTHLFQDAPVIVDLLYYKFREGGTVRLEDRAEAGTYLDNAEAILAKAGRRADKVQVIQGSPEQVVDHLRSYGLVASTFPSRKSPRYELLAMLPNPLLLCR; encoded by the coding sequence ATGATGATATCTCTCGTTTATGTGGATGAGAACCTGGCATCGAGCATTGCCTTGCGCTATGCCGGGGCGCTGGCCAACCTGACCGGCATGGCCATCCAGCCGATCCATGTGGAGGAACCGGACCACAAAAGCCACTCCTCGGGCAGCGGCTGGGTACGGCGCTCCTGGGAGCAGGGGCTGGTGGCCGCGGGACGCCAGGAGGTGGAACGGCTGTTGCGGACCGAAAAGGTGGACTGCCGGCTGGCCGGGGTTCCCAGGGTCCTGGTCGGCGACCGCCAGGCCGAGATCCTTGACGAACTGCAGCGGTTTTCCTACGATCTTTATATTGAAGGCTACCTCAACACCGCCAGCGTCAATGATTTTTACGCCCTGCTCGGCAGTCAGCTATATCGAAAAATGGACCGGCCGGCCCTGGTGGTGAAAAACCTGGTCCCCCTGGACAAGGTCCTGCTGCTCACCAATGAAAGCGTTGATTGCACCCGGCTGGTCCCCTGCTTCACCCACCTCTTCCAGGATGCCCCGGTCATTGTTGACCTGTTGTATTACAAGTTCCGGGAAGGGGGAACCGTGCGGTTGGAGGACCGGGCCGAGGCAGGCACCTACCTGGACAATGCCGAGGCGATCCTGGCCAAGGCCGGCCGCAGGGCCGACAAGGTCCAGGTGATCCAGGGCTCGCCGGAGCAGGTTGTCGACCACCTGCGGAGCTACGGCCTGGTGGCCTCGACCTTTCCATCCCGGAAAAGCCCCCGTTACGAACTGCTGGCCATGCTGCCCAATCCGCTCCTGCTCTGCCGGTAG
- a CDS encoding HAMP domain-containing histidine kinase, whose product MIRRTLKNPMVSHSLVGALIGYFFFHPVTMVIYHFTYYRSKNVGDDFWDGVFKNIVMSFQPAMLPMALLYTLVGMIIGLFYGYYAQIIFRKNQLLQKNEQQLREHLLLIEKQASLGIIASSIGHEINNILTTVMGYCQLLQFQDEIPQKIRTDLDKIFKTTNDLVKLSRALLDLGRPRDSREEEVDLCEVLDSVTETMVLCGVLKGLTITRSYADCPLVIKGDQFLLEQVVRNIEMNSSQAMNGRGELILAAGRQPGGGTVYFMIKDSGPGIPAENLSRIFSPFFTSKGEKKGNGLGLSIVKQIIDQLGGTITARNGKEGGAEFEIVLPAGDRKSLLGPG is encoded by the coding sequence ATGATCAGGAGAACGCTCAAAAACCCCATGGTCAGCCATTCGCTGGTCGGTGCTCTGATCGGCTACTTCTTTTTCCACCCGGTCACCATGGTCATCTACCACTTCACCTATTACCGGTCGAAGAACGTTGGAGATGATTTTTGGGACGGCGTCTTCAAGAATATCGTCATGTCTTTTCAACCGGCCATGTTGCCGATGGCCCTGCTTTATACGCTGGTGGGTATGATTATCGGCTTGTTTTACGGCTATTACGCGCAAATCATTTTCAGAAAGAACCAATTGCTCCAAAAAAACGAACAGCAGCTGAGAGAACATTTGCTGCTGATTGAGAAACAGGCGAGCCTGGGCATCATTGCCAGCTCGATCGGCCACGAGATCAACAATATTCTCACCACCGTAATGGGCTATTGCCAGTTGCTGCAGTTCCAGGATGAGATCCCGCAGAAGATTCGCACCGACCTGGATAAAATATTCAAAACCACGAATGACCTGGTGAAGCTGTCCCGGGCCCTGTTGGACCTGGGCCGACCGCGGGACTCCAGGGAGGAAGAGGTTGATCTCTGCGAGGTCCTGGACTCGGTTACCGAAACCATGGTCCTGTGCGGGGTGCTCAAGGGTCTGACCATCACCAGGTCCTATGCTGACTGTCCGTTGGTCATCAAGGGTGACCAGTTCCTGCTGGAACAGGTGGTGCGAAACATCGAGATGAACAGCAGCCAGGCCATGAATGGCCGGGGCGAACTTATCCTGGCCGCCGGCCGGCAGCCGGGGGGCGGGACGGTTTACTTCATGATCAAGGACTCCGGCCCTGGGATCCCGGCGGAAAATCTGTCCCGGATCTTCTCTCCCTTCTTCACCTCCAAGGGGGAGAAAAAGGGCAATGGCCTGGGCCTGAGCATTGTCAAACAGATCATCGACCAACTCGGCGGCACGATCACCGCCAGGAACGGAAAGGAGGGGGGCGCCGAGTTCGAGATTGTCCTGCCGGCAGGTGACAGGAAGTCGCTTCTGGGACCGGGGTAA
- a CDS encoding GDSL-type esterase/lipase family protein: MTGKKALLITVALLLSAVGIYKLFSAGSGTEIRNARPAGRVIVCFGDSLTHGTGAPEGRDYPGQLAKLINRPVINAGIPGDTTATALARLERDVLTRKPGIVLITLGGNDLKNGALRGATFARLKKIVTAIQDQGGLVVVGGIRIPFLDRGYGSGYRELAREVGAVLVPDVLDGIINNPKLMSDRIHPNGDGYAIMARRFAEALQPFL; this comes from the coding sequence GTGACCGGGAAAAAAGCCCTGCTCATCACCGTTGCGTTGCTGCTGTCGGCCGTTGGGATCTACAAGCTCTTTTCAGCCGGCTCCGGCACGGAGATCCGCAATGCCCGCCCGGCCGGCCGGGTGATCGTCTGTTTCGGCGACAGCCTGACCCACGGTACCGGCGCGCCCGAGGGCCGGGACTATCCCGGCCAACTGGCAAAACTGATCAACCGGCCGGTGATCAACGCCGGTATTCCCGGTGACACCACCGCCACCGCCCTGGCCCGGCTGGAACGGGACGTATTAACAAGGAAACCCGGGATCGTGCTCATCACCCTGGGCGGCAATGATCTCAAGAACGGGGCCCTGCGGGGAGCCACTTTTGCCAGGTTGAAAAAGATAGTCACCGCCATCCAGGACCAGGGCGGGCTGGTGGTTGTCGGCGGGATAAGAATCCCCTTCCTTGACCGGGGCTATGGCAGCGGGTACCGGGAACTGGCCCGGGAGGTCGGCGCGGTGCTGGTCCCGGATGTGCTGGACGGGATCATCAACAACCCGAAACTGATGAGCGACCGGATCCATCCCAATGGAGACGGGTATGCAATCATGGCCCGCAGGTTTGCCGAGGCCCTGCAGCCGTTTTTATAA
- a CDS encoding sigma-54 dependent transcriptional regulator, with amino-acid sequence MMMRIAIIDDEETACRLVKRVLDQDGYQVETFLSGRPFLARMRQQPFQVVFIDLNLPDLDGLEILSLVKQAFEDTEAIIITGHGSIETAIEATKRGAFHYITKPCKRHDIHLLAQRAREKVQLREENRRLKLAAGKDHAIPGLIGASPAMQEIFAMVQKVAQVNCNVLLQAETGTGKQMAAYAIHALSPRREQPFVYFNCGGFTEELICSELFGHEKGAFTGAAATKAGLFETAAGGTVFLDEIGEMPLTMQVKLLHVLQERQVLRVGGIQPIDLDIRIIAATNRNLEAAVQAGSFREDLYYRLNVVGIHLPRLAKRRDDIPLLVAHFIDKFNQTFGKRVNRISPAALDLLRGYDFPGNVRELENMIQRAVALADSRALRVRDLPEHLQSRALDGLAGGDLLSLDEMEKRHIQKVLECTGYNKNLSSSILKIPRTTLWRRMKKFGLAGRANPETIT; translated from the coding sequence ATGATGATGAGGATAGCGATCATTGACGACGAGGAAACCGCCTGCCGTCTGGTCAAACGGGTACTCGACCAGGACGGCTACCAGGTGGAGACCTTCCTGTCCGGCCGCCCCTTTCTGGCCCGCATGCGCCAGCAGCCCTTCCAGGTGGTGTTCATTGATCTCAACCTGCCCGACCTGGACGGTCTGGAAATCCTCTCTCTGGTCAAGCAGGCCTTTGAGGACACCGAGGCGATCATCATCACCGGCCACGGTTCCATCGAGACCGCTATCGAGGCCACCAAGCGGGGCGCCTTTCACTACATTACCAAACCCTGCAAGCGCCACGATATCCACCTGCTGGCCCAACGGGCCCGCGAAAAGGTGCAACTGCGGGAAGAGAACCGCCGGCTGAAGCTGGCCGCCGGCAAGGACCATGCCATCCCCGGTCTCATCGGCGCCAGCCCGGCCATGCAGGAAATCTTCGCCATGGTCCAGAAGGTGGCCCAGGTCAACTGCAATGTTCTGCTGCAGGCGGAAACCGGCACCGGTAAACAGATGGCCGCCTATGCCATCCATGCCCTGAGCCCCAGGAGAGAGCAACCCTTTGTCTACTTCAACTGCGGCGGCTTTACCGAGGAATTGATCTGCAGCGAACTATTCGGCCATGAAAAGGGCGCCTTTACCGGCGCCGCCGCCACCAAGGCCGGCCTGTTCGAGACCGCGGCCGGCGGCACCGTCTTTCTGGACGAAATCGGCGAGATGCCGCTGACCATGCAGGTCAAACTCCTGCATGTCCTCCAGGAACGGCAGGTACTCCGGGTGGGCGGCATCCAGCCCATTGACCTTGATATCCGGATCATCGCCGCCACCAACCGCAACCTGGAGGCCGCGGTCCAGGCCGGCTCCTTTCGCGAGGACCTCTATTACCGCCTGAACGTGGTCGGCATCCACCTGCCGCGCCTGGCCAAGCGGCGCGACGACATCCCGCTCCTGGTCGCCCACTTCATCGATAAGTTCAACCAGACATTCGGCAAAAGGGTCAACCGCATCTCGCCGGCAGCCCTCGACCTGCTCCGGGGTTATGATTTTCCCGGCAATGTCCGGGAACTGGAAAACATGATCCAGCGTGCCGTGGCCCTGGCGGACAGCCGGGCGCTGCGGGTGCGGGACCTGCCCGAACACCTCCAGAGCCGGGCCCTGGACGGCCTGGCCGGCGGCGATCTGCTCAGCCTCGATGAGATGGAGAAACGCCACATCCAGAAGGTGCTGGAGTGTACCGGCTATAACAAGAACCTGAGCAGTTCCATCCTCAAGATCCCCCGCACCACCCTCTGGCGGCGGATGAAAAAGTTCGGCCTGGCCGGCCGGGCCAACCCTGAAACAATAACCTGA
- a CDS encoding response regulator, whose translation MNEGKTSILLLDDEPIVSKRLKPSLEKKGYEVETFTESVAALQRIWERNFDIVITDLKMEGVDGMQFLTEVKERSPRTEVIVITGFATMQIAKESFQKGVFDFLAKPFKLSEIAEVVSRAEARQRQNQKALKKQ comes from the coding sequence ATGAATGAAGGCAAAACCAGCATCTTACTTCTGGACGACGAACCGATCGTCAGCAAGCGACTCAAGCCCTCTTTGGAGAAAAAAGGCTATGAGGTGGAGACATTTACCGAAAGCGTTGCCGCCCTGCAGCGGATCTGGGAACGTAATTTCGACATCGTGATCACTGATCTCAAGATGGAAGGGGTGGACGGCATGCAGTTTCTGACCGAGGTCAAGGAGCGTTCCCCCAGGACCGAGGTGATCGTGATCACCGGCTTTGCCACCATGCAGATCGCCAAGGAGTCCTTCCAAAAAGGGGTATTCGACTTCCTGGCCAAGCCCTTCAAGCTGAGCGAAATCGCCGAGGTCGTCAGCCGGGCCGAGGCCAGACAGCGACAGAACCAAAAAGCCTTAAAAAAACAGTAA
- a CDS encoding TIGR04283 family arsenosugar biosynthesis glycosyltransferase, with protein sequence MITGAGKITAPAKAVAERIILFTRYPEPGRAKTRLIPLLGAKGAAALQQRMTEQTLDRIKLLAETRTLAAEIRYQGGDRARMKEWLGNDYPCLEQGTGDLGEKMARAFGAAFGAGAGRVLVVGSDCPGLSRAIMAAALERLKEVDLVIGPARDGGYYCIGMGRRLPELFIDMPWGTGAVLALTQARARKQGLTMHLLEPLQDMDRPEDLAELKNHPLARPLSDPGLSIIIPALNEEKLLPATLARIQNEKGLEIIVVDGHSSDRTREIAVAAGARVITSQPGRAGQMNTGAAAAQGEILLFLHSDTLLPAGFSEQVCRVAANPDTAAGAFRLLIDGPGPGFRLLERLINLRSGLLQFPYGDQALFLRRAVFEQEGGFPDLELMEDFELVRRLRRRGKIALLPIRAVTSARRWQRLGIVRTTLRNQLIIAGHLLGLSSGRLGRWYQKTDDR encoded by the coding sequence GTGATCACGGGTGCCGGTAAAATAACAGCTCCTGCAAAAGCCGTTGCCGAACGGATCATCCTCTTTACCCGCTATCCCGAACCGGGCCGGGCCAAGACCCGGCTGATTCCGCTGCTGGGCGCAAAAGGGGCCGCCGCCCTCCAGCAGCGGATGACCGAACAGACCCTGGACCGGATCAAACTCCTGGCCGAGACCAGAACCCTGGCCGCGGAGATCCGCTACCAGGGCGGCGACCGGGCCCGGATGAAGGAGTGGCTCGGGAATGATTATCCCTGTCTGGAGCAGGGCACCGGAGATCTGGGCGAAAAGATGGCCCGGGCATTTGGTGCGGCCTTTGGGGCGGGCGCCGGGCGGGTACTGGTGGTGGGCAGCGACTGCCCCGGGCTCAGCAGGGCGATCATGGCCGCCGCACTGGAGCGCCTCAAAGAGGTCGATCTGGTCATCGGCCCGGCCCGGGACGGGGGCTATTACTGTATCGGCATGGGCCGGAGACTGCCGGAGCTGTTTATTGATATGCCCTGGGGTACCGGCGCGGTGCTTGCCCTGACCCAAGCCCGGGCGAGAAAGCAGGGATTGACAATGCATCTGCTGGAACCGCTCCAGGACATGGACCGGCCGGAGGATCTGGCAGAGCTGAAGAATCATCCCCTGGCCCGCCCGCTGTCCGATCCCGGGCTGTCGATCATCATCCCCGCCTTGAACGAGGAAAAACTCCTGCCCGCCACCCTGGCCCGTATTCAAAACGAAAAGGGGCTGGAGATCATCGTGGTGGACGGCCACAGCAGCGACCGGACCAGGGAGATCGCCGTTGCGGCCGGGGCTCGGGTGATAACCAGCCAACCGGGCCGGGCCGGGCAGATGAACACCGGCGCGGCCGCGGCCCAAGGCGAGATCCTTCTCTTTCTCCACAGCGACACCCTGTTGCCGGCCGGGTTTTCCGAACAGGTATGCCGGGTCGCCGCCAACCCGGACACCGCGGCCGGGGCCTTCCGGCTGCTCATTGACGGGCCGGGCCCGGGCTTTCGCCTGCTTGAGCGGTTGATCAACCTCCGTTCCGGACTCCTGCAATTCCCCTACGGCGATCAGGCCCTGTTTCTCCGGCGCGCGGTATTTGAACAGGAAGGCGGGTTCCCGGACCTGGAACTGATGGAGGATTTCGAACTGGTACGACGGCTGCGGCGCCGGGGCAAGATCGCCCTCCTGCCGATCCGGGCCGTAACCTCGGCCCGGCGCTGGCAACGGCTGGGGATCGTCCGCACCACCCTGCGTAATCAACTGATCATTGCCGGCCATCTGCTCGGGCTGTCGTCCGGGCGACTGGGCCGCTGGTATCAGAAGACAGATGACAGATGA
- a CDS encoding universal stress protein, which produces MKILVAVDEQPYSAVAAREAARLAVNTWADVTILGIQSGNATAPDRNLGAAVCRYQQAFLGGKDGPASPYGNGECATTWSRTAAGAWEAAVDHQTRKSLRLCIRAGDPLETILDQGHAEGSDFIIIGAGPGNEPGWTGTIELPARVANLASCSVLVVKEEKKVNTVVCFLDHTHVSQESLEIINQLVTLHQAELKIVGLAAAKGLKEGVEAKMGEVLKYYAARGIKAWITLVEATEMEEFAARKAPKNLVGLWLGKKSFITKLFSKDRVSQLIHATGSSVLILK; this is translated from the coding sequence ATGAAGATCTTGGTAGCAGTCGACGAACAACCCTACAGCGCGGTTGCGGCCCGGGAAGCGGCCCGGCTGGCCGTCAACACCTGGGCGGATGTGACCATTCTCGGTATTCAATCCGGCAACGCCACCGCCCCTGACCGGAACCTGGGCGCAGCGGTTTGCCGGTATCAGCAGGCATTTCTGGGTGGCAAGGACGGGCCTGCCTCGCCGTACGGCAACGGCGAATGCGCCACCACCTGGTCCCGGACCGCTGCCGGCGCCTGGGAGGCGGCCGTGGACCACCAGACCAGGAAGAGCCTGCGGCTGTGCATCCGGGCCGGCGACCCCCTGGAAACGATCCTTGACCAGGGCCATGCCGAGGGCAGTGATTTTATCATCATCGGCGCCGGGCCGGGCAATGAACCGGGGTGGACGGGCACCATTGAGCTGCCGGCCCGGGTTGCCAATCTTGCTTCCTGTTCGGTCCTGGTGGTAAAAGAGGAAAAAAAGGTCAATACCGTGGTCTGCTTTCTCGACCACACCCATGTCAGCCAGGAGTCACTGGAGATAATCAACCAACTGGTCACCCTCCACCAGGCGGAGCTGAAAATCGTCGGCCTGGCCGCGGCCAAGGGCCTCAAGGAAGGGGTGGAGGCCAAGATGGGCGAGGTATTGAAATATTACGCGGCCCGGGGCATCAAGGCCTGGATCACCCTGGTGGAAGCAACGGAGATGGAGGAGTTCGCGGCCCGCAAGGCCCCCAAGAACCTGGTCGGTCTCTGGCTGGGGAAAAAATCCTTCATTACCAAGCTCTTCTCAAAGGACCGGGTCAGCCAGCTCATCCATGCCACCGGCTCTTCGGTGTTGATTCTGAAATAA
- a CDS encoding mannose-1-phosphate guanylyltransferase/mannose-6-phosphate isomerase → MPSIQPVILAGGSGSRLWPLSRELYPKQILNLVNEKSLLQETVNRVMGLAGIMTPVLVVGEEHRFLVQNQIEELAFSESMPIILEPVGRNTAPAICAAAQYCLRNNDPDTVLLVLPSDHLILNRDAFAAAVSEAARLAGEGRLVTFGIKPHVPETEYGYMEKGEGHGVISFVEKPDKETAIRYLEQGNYFWNSGMFAFTIGSFLREMETHAPGIHAAMQRSVDRGTVDGSFFRLDRAAMTACPEDSIDYALMEKSGRVAMVPVDLGWSDIGCWQSLWDVSARDQAGNLAQGDVLLEDVHDSLVWSEHRLVAAVGLEKILVVETADALLVAPLDRSQEVKKIVARLKAENKDEYRRHRTVYRPWGSYTILEERPRFKIKRLTVNPGAKLSLQMHHHRSEHWVVVHGTARVICNDKSFLLQENQSTYISAGDRHRLENPGAIVLELIEVQNGSYLGEDDIVRFDDEYGRQKTAHG, encoded by the coding sequence ATGCCCTCTATTCAACCCGTTATCCTGGCCGGTGGCAGCGGCTCCCGGCTCTGGCCCCTGTCCCGGGAGTTGTATCCCAAACAGATATTAAACCTTGTTAACGAGAAATCACTGCTCCAGGAAACCGTGAACCGGGTCATGGGGCTGGCGGGGATTATGACTCCTGTGCTGGTGGTGGGCGAGGAACACCGCTTCCTGGTGCAGAACCAGATCGAGGAACTGGCCTTCAGCGAGTCGATGCCGATCATTCTCGAGCCGGTGGGCCGCAACACGGCCCCGGCGATCTGTGCCGCGGCCCAGTACTGCCTGCGCAACAATGATCCGGACACGGTGTTGCTGGTCCTGCCCTCTGATCACTTGATCCTGAACCGGGACGCCTTTGCCGCGGCGGTGAGCGAGGCGGCCCGGCTGGCCGGGGAAGGGCGGCTGGTGACCTTTGGAATCAAGCCCCATGTGCCGGAGACCGAGTATGGCTACATGGAAAAGGGCGAGGGCCATGGGGTCATCTCCTTTGTCGAAAAGCCGGACAAGGAGACCGCGATCCGCTACCTGGAGCAGGGCAACTATTTCTGGAACAGCGGGATGTTCGCCTTTACCATCGGTTCTTTCCTGCGGGAGATGGAGACCCATGCTCCCGGGATCCATGCCGCGATGCAGCGGTCAGTGGACCGCGGCACTGTGGACGGATCGTTCTTCCGCCTGGACCGGGCGGCCATGACGGCCTGTCCCGAGGACTCCATTGATTACGCCTTGATGGAAAAATCCGGCCGGGTGGCAATGGTGCCGGTGGACCTCGGCTGGAGCGATATCGGCTGCTGGCAGTCCCTCTGGGATGTGTCGGCGCGGGATCAAGCCGGCAACCTGGCCCAGGGCGATGTGCTGCTCGAGGATGTACATGACAGCCTGGTGTGGTCCGAACATCGGCTGGTGGCGGCGGTGGGCCTGGAAAAGATCCTGGTGGTGGAAACCGCGGACGCGCTCCTGGTGGCGCCCCTGGATCGCTCCCAGGAGGTGAAAAAGATCGTTGCGCGGCTCAAGGCGGAAAACAAGGACGAATACCGGCGGCACCGGACCGTGTACCGGCCCTGGGGCAGCTACACCATCCTTGAGGAGCGGCCCCGCTTCAAGATCAAGCGGCTGACGGTCAATCCCGGGGCCAAGCTCTCCCTGCAGATGCACCACCACCGCTCCGAGCATTGGGTGGTGGTACACGGCACCGCCCGGGTGATCTGCAATGACAAGAGCTTTCTTCTCCAGGAAAATCAGTCCACCTATATCTCGGCCGGGGACCGGCATCGTCTCGAAAATCCGGGCGCCATTGTTCTCGAATTGATCGAGGTCCAGAACGGCAGCTACCTGGGCGAGGACGACATTGTCCGGTTTGATGATGAATACGGCAGACAGAAGACGGCTCACGGATGA
- a CDS encoding TIGR02186 family protein: MLKQALTAICILAAAVLITVPAAAETSMQLEPQQVLISAFYNGTTIKVTGRIPADTDALVRLNGEGEEVHLKKKGKAAGILWMNIGDVTFAHTPRAFMLYGGPDGGKSVDHLVGFAALEKEVEISPATEDKSLMFNEFIKMKQSQGIYGRHLDVVRYGTPDGDGKTFTVDITIPPRMTPGQYLVKVFAVRDRQVVDQAGRNLEIKEVGFPARLASLAFDHALLYGVMAVLIALAAGLFIGIVFKDKGGAH; the protein is encoded by the coding sequence ATGTTAAAACAAGCACTGACCGCAATTTGTATCCTGGCGGCCGCTGTTCTGATCACAGTCCCGGCCGCGGCAGAGACCTCGATGCAACTAGAGCCGCAACAGGTGCTGATCAGCGCCTTTTACAACGGCACCACCATCAAGGTGACCGGTCGGATTCCCGCTGACACCGATGCCCTGGTCCGCTTGAACGGCGAGGGAGAGGAGGTACATCTCAAGAAAAAGGGCAAGGCCGCCGGGATATTGTGGATGAATATCGGCGATGTGACCTTTGCCCATACCCCCCGGGCCTTTATGCTCTACGGCGGTCCGGACGGCGGGAAGAGCGTTGATCATCTGGTCGGCTTTGCGGCCCTTGAAAAAGAGGTGGAGATCAGCCCGGCAACCGAGGACAAGAGCTTGATGTTTAATGAGTTCATCAAAATGAAACAGAGCCAGGGAATCTACGGCCGCCATCTGGACGTTGTCCGGTACGGGACCCCGGACGGGGACGGCAAGACCTTTACGGTCGACATCACCATCCCGCCCCGGATGACGCCGGGCCAGTACCTGGTCAAGGTGTTCGCGGTCAGGGACCGCCAGGTCGTTGATCAGGCCGGCCGGAACCTGGAGATCAAGGAGGTCGGCTTTCCAGCCCGCCTGGCGAGCCTGGCCTTTGACCATGCCCTGCTCTACGGGGTCATGGCGGTGCTGATCGCCCTGGCCGCCGGCCTGTTCATCGGCATCGTCTTCAAGGACAAGGGCGGCGCCCACTGA